The uncultured Umboniibacter sp. genome includes the window CGCAGACTCGGGGAAAGCTTTCACTACCTCACTAAGTAGGTGCTCGATAGTATTAAAGCCAATGCTAACATGCGCGGTAATGGAGAAAAATCGGTCGCTGACGTTACTGATCTCGGCACCCATCTTTTCGAATTCAACACGATACTCATCCAGTACCACTGAAATGGGATGCTTGCTGACGAAACGTATCGTCAAGTTACCGCTTCGAGTGACAACCTGATAATCACCCTTTTCACCAATAAGTTTAATGACATCAAGACGACCTGCAGCGGCGAAAAGAGGTGCTTCAGCCAGTGC containing:
- a CDS encoding DUF4265 domain-containing protein; amino-acid sequence: MTEPELEIVDIIAGHQPNGDPVLEKLRCVRVKDGYALAEAPLFAAAGRLDVIKLIGEKGDYQVVTRSGNLTIRFVSKHPISVVLDEYRVEFEKMGAEISNVSDRFFSITAHVSIGFNTIEHLLSEVVKAFPESAWAYTNVFDGDSGEPLQWWSSILKEQ